The DNA segment GGGGTTGTAacttacgacgtaaggaacatatccgatataatttttgaaattacggttattccataacggtcaacaaactcgtgatggcctccgtaaaatttacgaagggatgatttcagcttcaccatttggaactcttggtttaatagcttccttgtaagcagcaaccctctatcaagaaaatcatgataggaaatgcaagcactggattatcgtatcaattggaagatatataccacatatgcaggtgctgctggaatgttgctacttagaaacggaaagttcacaattggaaagctgaaataatctcttttgtcgtaaagttttgtgtTCCATCgacccttattgtcaatttctagatgtaagtcaagatatggaGCCGACTtcaatttatcaatgaaatgcaCGCGACTTCATTGCTACAACAGAAAAACGATCCAAACGTTTTGTACGCGTAAAAGTAGTTTTACGAATTTCCATTTTACCTTATATTCccatcaacaaatatatacaattaatttcATATTGCCGATAAATAGAataattgcatttaattttttgataCTGACATCATCAGCTCGAATAGCAGCTTGTCCTAACTTGATATTCTTGCAAGTAAagtcagtataaaaaaaaatgctattatTCTgtacttattttcatattgatattgatatttataacaGTGAACTTTAATTTGATTCTGTATGGGTAGGTATTGCTTTAGCTAAATGCGTGATACCCCAGCATTATAAAACATTGCACTCTGTGATAGCATGAATGATGTACCaagtcaaaatgtaaaaaggttGACTATGAATTCAAGCActacaaatatttgatattcgaGATCAAAACGGATTATTTCGTGCATGTTCTTTTAACCATGTGTGTACTAACATGCCCAACACGACGGTTGGCACATGTGGAGCAGGTCTTGCTTACATTTCCAGATCACATAAGAACACCTCATGttttggtgtggttcgtgttgctcagtcttagttttatatattgtttttagatTACAGTTGCTGGTCATATGGAATTTTTTCATGGTATTTCCGACTTTCATATTTCTCGCTTCTTTTTGAAAACCGTTATTGTAGTtgatagtacatgtattatatagtatataataaTACCGTGCTAGTAAAGACTTTCTAAATAGAGtccaatttaaataaaatataaatacaagggTATGCAAAATGAACACAACtctaaaaatcatttcaattttcGTTCGAATTGCACCTATCAAACAAACTTAACCAAGAAAAATTAAAGCCGGAAAACCGATATACGAATGCATAGTATAGAATAAATACCATTTAACATAAACAATGAACAATAGACAAAACATTTGCATAGATAACTGTCAGTGCAAATGTAATAATATATCTACAGataaattgaacccaatttgcaataatggccttttattttgtGAACGGTTGATTTCTATATAATTATGATGACAAATGTAATGCCGCATTtgcttttaatttgttttcaatttccaGGAAACTCAACAAAAATCTGTTGGCATCGCTAGATGAAAATGTATTCCATGACTTGACGGCACTTCAAGACTTGTAAGTAAAACTATGtaacacaaataaaatttgatctTGAACCTTtctcatacaaaataaaaattaaaaaaagaatttacatTGTGTTTCAGCAGATATATTGATAAATGATGGTGATTATTTCAATTGTGAAggataaatattaaaatcaagtGCCAtatacgtcgtaactacaatccccttccctttcatgaatttgacctaccgaattagactatttaccggatttgtaatcacataagcaacacgacgggtgccgcatgtggagcaggatctgcttacccttccggagcacctgagatcacccctagtttttggtggggttcgtgttgtttattctttagttttctatgttgtgtcatgtgtactattgtttttctgtttgtctttttcatttttagccatggcgttgtcagtttgttttagatttacgagtttgactgtccctttggtgtctttcgtccctctttcactTAAAACTCTTAGTAAAATTTCCCACCAAACTAAATTGACTTAGATACATttaataatgcaaaaaaaaacatgtttacttttattaaaaaataaataatacgggagcttaaaatttttaatcatttaaataacGGAAGACGGtttctattttgtaaataataagtCATTTGAGCAGGATAGACATACGTCTtgttcaattgaaaataaaacagtgGACTAACAAGCTAATGTAGTCCATGTACACTTATGTCGACCTAAGGCTTATAATATATTTAGACAATTGAATGTGTTTAACGCGGACcagtttttttaattgcattttaagtcatatgaaacttcaaattaaaacaaattatgcatatgtttttttataacaacatgGATAGTTGTCATCATtacacatatgtatatatacctttttctgaagaaaattattcactttgttcatatttagaagaagctTGCTTTTATTAAATTGCATGCTTACAGGAAGCAACTCgtcgacatattttccgtattcAAAGTGACCTTAGCCTGACCCCTCTCGTAAAATCTGGTGATGGCAATACGCATGGATTTGTCATtcaaataaactattatctgattgtataaaaaaagaatatgtggtatgattgccaacgagacaactatctacaaaagaccaaaatgcagagacattaacaactataggtcaccgtacggccttcaacaatgagcaaaggccatatcaacaaatggaagtttttaacgaccttgactggctatacagccctcaCATAGTCAGCATTTTATATacgtgctcaatatccatgcttACTGTTGATTGTTTATTATAAGGTGACAATCAGTAAACTACCTCTTTAAAACACGACAATTATTGAGCGgccatattttcaatttatgacaGACCGAGAGAAAAAAATGCCGATTATACGATATGTTTACGTAAAAAATGGTtaaatcgtgcacagaagactaagatTATGATATATCAAGAATTggattaacattatttttcaacagTCACTTGTTTCATTGCTTCACACTtgttgtgctgacatgaattgtcattgatatggtttataaatttaatatttacaaaatttagaattttttaaatactacgtcaggcatagattactactttatctgtattttgcaacacttttaggaatgttggtcctcaatcaatgctcttcaacttcgtactttttttggcttttttacttttttggattcgagcgtcaatgatgagtcttttgtagacaaaacgtgcgtctggcgaacatatacaaaatattatcctggtatctatgatgagtttattcatatGAATTTAAGAAGTAATTGCCATCAATATTGTCTGTTGATATACTTCCCAATTAACATTTGTTTGTACACCATGGTATCAACTTAGGTgttgaaaactttaaaatagatagaatataaaaaggagatgtgttatgattgccaatgagacaactatccacaaaagaccaaaatgacaaaaacattaacaactataggtcaccgtacaacaatgaacaaaacccataccgaTATTGGTTTTAGATTCAAACCAAGCAATAACTTTTAGGTAAAATAGTTCTAGAGCAAAAGCACTTGCAGTATAAAACAGAACATCCAaggacatttttgtttatatatctgaTTGTTTTTATCAGatgattaagataataacataTCGTTGGCTGCTGTATCAATATTTTTGACACTTATACTTggtatgtctgtttgttttgttcacacatgtGACATTGTATACGACTGTCAAACAAGGGCGAGGTTTAGCTAGATGAAAAAACAAGAATCCataattttctaaataagaaaatgcctgtacaaagtcaggaatatggcagttgttgtccattcgattgatgtgtttgagcttttaattttgccattggATTATAGACTTTCTGTTAGGAATTTTTATTCGGAGTCAGTATtagatttttgtcattttttgtgttacattacataaatgataaatgactAAGTATTGTATTGTGCAAATCTATAAGTGCATATAACATAAGATATGTAAATAGTGTTCATTGAATTCACTCAATTTAAGAAATTGTCCTATAACTATGTAAATCTGTTTGTATTGATTATTATGACAAATGTGATGTCGTATTACATTTTTAAGTGTGATGTTTCAGGTATTTGGACGAAAATCAGTTAACATCGTTAAATGGGACACCTTTCCAAGGCCTAACATCTCTTATTTCTTTGTAAGTAAACTAATTTTTCAAAACTCATTGCCACCATACGTTGCCATATTGCCGTTTGCATTATATCTTATATCTTTTACCCCAATCTGGTAATTGTacatcaaaatatcaattttgtaaacGTTCTTTGTTCTGTCTTCGGGCTTAtatcaaataatcatatatttattttgaccaTTCCTCGTAATCTAACAATTTTGACTTGGTTTCAATGttaaacttttttaaagaataaaagataATAGATTTGACATTGAAAAAACAGTTATGTTCATGAGCTACACATTGTTCTACACTGCGACTTTAAAACGGATTGATATGTATCAAAGCAATTTTCATGACACCAACCGTGAtgtcttaaaagagggacgacagataccaaaggggcagtcaaactcataaatctaaaacaaactgacaacgctatggctaaaaatgaaaaagacaaacagaaagacagaaaaacaatagtacacatgacacaacatagtaaactaaagaataaacaacaagaaccacaccaaaaactaggggtgatcacaggtgctccggaagggtaagcagatcctgctccacttaAGTTACGAATACATTGGCAAATCGAACATACATGGGTTTCGCTCTTCTCTTTCATTCATATTTAGGGTGTTTAACTATTGAGTTCGAATTACTTCGAATTGTACATAtaatattgatacaaaatttCCGGGTTAggtcttataatttttttgataacgggttactgctcacaataaagttattaaacacaGAGTTCCAAATAGTTAAGTTGAACACatctatttgtaaattttacggacgccatcacgagttggttgacagttATACAATATACGTTTCACAGATGAAACCGGATATGTTCCTTTTGTGGTAACTACAACTGTTCCAAACCTACTGAATATGATCAGTAGCCgaatttgttataacataaacaacacgacgggtgccacatgtggagcagaatcttcTAACCTTTCTGAGATCAAACCCAGTTTTGTTAAATGCGTGTTGGTTAGTCTCTAGTTTCCTATATTGTGTCTTGAGTACTATTTTTTATCTGTCCGTCTGACTAGTTTAATTATGGTGTTGGGATATTAATTTCAatctataagtttgaatgtcctgCGGGTATCTTTTGATAATCTTTAGTATTTTGTCGTCTGTGTTAAGGCAATTATCCAACGGTACAGAAAATATGTGTAAATTggaaacgataaaaaaaaaccgttaACGTCGAGTccaaatgtaatatataaaaaagaagatgtgatatgattgccaatgagacaactatccacaaaaaaacaaaatgacacaaacattaataactatgggtcaacgtacggccttcaacaatgagcaaagccataccgcaaagtcagctataaaaggccccgataagacaatgtaaaacaattcaaccgagaaaactaacggcctttcTTGTGTATACAACTGagtaacaggctcctgactttggacaggcacatacataaataatgtggcggggttaaacatttaaGCGGGATCCAACCCCtccccctaaccttggacagtggcataacagtacaacataagaacgaactataaaaatcagttgaaaaaggcttaactcatcagatagactaaacttacaagtggacgtggccgggtacttatacatcccgagataaaaagacacaatgaacagatctgagagtactcgcagttatctgactgctagttcaaagccacttacAACTAATGAAACAAATCATGtctctaagactaaacaatcaatccgtacacatccaacatacaatgaaTTTAGTGTAAAGAAGTCATAGACAGACTGctaaaacatgaccttgtgaaatgccaagttacaggtatcgataGAATGTAGAACCGTGAAAATGTATGATCTtccaaaaaagaaatgttacGATCCAAACAGATTGTATAGATAACTGTAAGTACATAATTATGTTATAAGTTAATAAAAGATGTACTAAATTTTCgatgttttgggtttttttttcattgtgaatctgttttttttctaaagttaaATGTAATGAGGCACTTGCTTTCAATttgttaggttttttttcttcagaaaactTCAAAAAAACTACTTGGTAATGCTAgatgaaaatgtatttgaagatttgaCGGCGCTGCAACACTTGTAAGTAGATTTACTAAACAAGAAGAACATTGTTACAACCGCATGCTGTTGGTCTACCGGTTCATAATTTGTTCTCCATTGATTCCTTTTTCTCATGTCAACatacaaaaatgttaatttcatttcCGTTCTTTAGGAAACGAGACACAACATGTCTAAAGAAAAGAACAATAGAATTCTGGTGGGGTTGTTGTTAGACAgatttttcaatgttgtgttttgtgaactAGTATTTCCTGtttgtattttcctcttatagcCATAGTGTTATCGGTTTGTTTTCGATCTGATAGTTTAAATGTCTGTCTGCCTATTTTTAAAACTGTCTGTGAATAAACACACTTGCAGTGTTATAGATGACATTCAAGGACGTATCGTTGCCGCTAAATTATTTAATGCATACATGATAAATAActtattggtatttttttgtaatacacAAATCTGTAAGTAAATACCATGTATAACGTATGATAACTTGTGTCATCAATAAATTATACTAACATAAGTAGCGTGCATATGACTGTGTAAATCTGTTTGATGACCATGACTAATGTTGTAGtgtatttcaaattgttatatttcaggGTGCTGAACAATAATCAGTTAACATCGATAAGTGGGACAGTCTTCCAAGGACTCAAGGCTCTTCTTTACCTGTGAGAAAATAAACgggttgaaccttgttttgtggctagccaaacctccgaGTTTTATGCAATGTTTAATATATCGTTGAAATAATACCATTACATGACGAGTACCAAGTACAAACAGATGCACATacagagaaatacataaataataagtTCATTCTGATTTGTTAACTACAGAATAACAAAGAATAACTAAAATACTTCAGGACAGTACACAGAAAGAGCTTTATAGAATTAATAATTGTAAAACGAAAGGATCGACGCCACAAAAAAGTAATGTCACATGTAGACGACATACACGtacaatacatacaaaagtTGTATACATAATTACCATTTCACTGAAACAGAGAAACAaaagataccatagggacagtcattggattatggactttctgttAGGAATTTTTATTCGGAGTCAGTATtatattttcgtcattttttgtgttacactacataaatgataaataactaAGTATTGTATTGTGCAAATCTATAAGTGCATATAACATAAGATATGTAAATAGTGTTCATTGAATTCACTCAATTTAAGAAATTGTCCTATAACTATGTAAATCTGTTTGTATTGATTATTATGACAAATGTGATGTCGTATTACATTTTTAAGTGTGATGTTTCAGGTATTTGGACGAAAATCAGTTAACATCGTTAAATGGGACACCTTTCCAAGGCCTAACATCTCTTATTATTTTGTAAGTAAACTAATTTTTCAAAACTCATTGCCAACATACGTTGCCATATTGCCGTTTGCATTATATCTTATATCTTTTACCCCAATCTGGTAATTGTacatcaaaatatcaatttggTAAACGTTCTTTGTTCTGTCTTCGGGCTTAtatcaaataatcatatatttattttgaccaTTCCTCGTAATCTAACAATTTTGACTTGGTTTCAATGTTTAACTTTTTTacagaataaaatataatagatTTGACATTGAAAAAACAGTTATgttcataaataaaggcaacagtagtataccgcttttcaaaactcataaatccatggacaaaaaacaaaatcggggtaacaaactaaaaccaagggaaacgcattaaatataagaggagaacaacgacacaaaacCGAAACGCAACAAGCAaaagacaaaacaccacgagaataacaaatataacatcaaaaccaaatacatgaatttgggatagacaagtaccgtgccacgtcttatctcaatatctcaaaaataagagaaaacacaaacgactcaatgttaaaatgcaacacacacagaaacgaacaatattataacaatggccatcttcctgacttggtacaggacacttttaaaggggaataaaagtggtgggttgaacctggttttatggcatgccaagcctcgcactttaatggcaaagttaaatataacattgaaatgacaacataatattacaggactacaatacaaataaaaaggagaacatattagacaaagaaaagcatgattaatagataacaaaaagcatcaggtttaaaattcaatacgccaaaaacgcgtcttgtccacacaagactcaccagtgacgcccagatataaaagatcgaaagtgaaaaaagtacaaagttgtacagcactgaagatcaaaagttgaaaaggttttgccaaatacggcattgtttgtatagCCGGGAttagaacattcttattatatagaacaattcatgctttgcaaacagtaaattttatcaaatgaatatgaaagagatatacataatgaaactgaagtattcactagttacagaaaactaaacccgaatacataacgcccagttatacaagatcgaaagtgaaaaaagtacaaagttggttgtacagcactgaagatcaaaagttcaaaaggttttgccaaacacggcattgtttttatgcccgggataagaacactattaaatagaacgattcatgctattgcaaacagtaaattttaacaaatgaatgtgaaagatatattcataatgaaactgaagtattaacttattacagaaaactaaacccgaatacatgatgccaagttcaatacagcatagacacaccagaatcagtccaggcgtcaacgcaattaaaaaaatgacgtcacaaacgATGGCGAATAGGcaaacgttatgccacatttgaatttatgaaatttagaaacagcatgacgtcacacatgaaaaactataatttaaaagtgagcTAGAATTGGGATtgctttaagattatattagaactaaatactgataattcattaaaacaaaatgcatactgcaatacttattaatagcaattaactgtaatatatatatatgtccagtttgttatgaatccaacttcaaacgtaattaatcgtacaaaattaaatataattaataaaggcggtgattaatttttctatccgtaacacctaaatataataaaaagacgtcaacacatttgacaaaatgagaagatgagaattacaaatataacaataaacatataaactaaatacatgaatttgggataaacaagtacagaaacacgtcttatagtaatacgaattcacattcaggaaaacagtcacaatcgggaataagtcacgtttggtaattaaaagattagacgacatagtgacaaaccacaatctaccatgtggttaAAATGTCCTaagctagtttggttaaagggacatcatatggatccaccaattcgtgatggtgtccataaaatttacggagtgtcaactttaatctgtcctcctcataactttgttggagcagtttctgcgtaaggagcacactcctgtatataaagtccgtatagtgtgaacaagcacgtgaataacgttaacgtatcaattgtgatatgtaaacaccatacgaaggggcagagggtatgttactgcttaGAAATGGGAAaatgataattgggaagttgaaatcgtcccgtttatcatagattttcgtgtgaagtcgtccatcttcGTCAATATttaggaaaagatcaaggtatgaagcagtccttctagtatcagtagtatccttaatttcaagttcactaggatatatgagatgtaaatattggctgaagtatgggttgctcatatattctatgtataatttttggactagtttgaatctcggtctatttctgtaatttattcttacatacttttgattttttaaccctgtatgcgtacattgcctatgtaaattttaaaattgtttgtatgcacattgaacgacaaatttatgtgacgtatataatttttctgacgtcggacactcaagtagatccatgtgttcgtggataggtttttgtgtcctgttaaattgttccttttaaaagttttggattctcataaattctatgtataacttttggactagtttgatttctgtaatttattcttacatacttttgattttttaaccctgtctgcgctcattgcctatgtaaaatttaaaattgtttataatccaggtactttggataactattgtatgcacattgaacgacaaatttatgtgacttatataatttttctgacgtcagacactcaaatcaatccatgtgttcgtagatagtagatgttgttgtgtcctgttaaattgttatacgatgatgactgatgttcccatattttgactattttattgattgtgactgtttatttaacgcatcatgtaaatgtaacggaatttgatgagactgttattaaagtgagagggttagcgctatagaaccaggtttaatccaccattttctacatttgaaaatgcctgtaccaagtcaggaatatgacagttcttgtccattcgtttttgatgcgttttgttttttgattttgccatgtgattatggactttccaaattgattttcctctgagttcagtatttttgtgattttactttttgttcaatgataaaacatcatcaatatatcggaaagtaaaattaaagaatttcgcaaggtgctttttctttttgtcttttagaaggttctgaataaattctgcttcatacgaatacaaaaaaaaatcagccagcaggggtgcacaattagtacccattggaataccgactgtctgttgaaatataaatcctccaaactcaacacatatattgtcgatcaaaaagtccagcatttaaataatatcatcttcagtatattttctggaagattcagtgtgattctttacaaaatatgaattattgtatcccaaaaaacaagaaatttgtatctacgattcccattttttatagaaaaagctctgttttatgagatggtgaagtcgatctttcaactgagcatggGGAATAGTAGTGTATAGcgtagaaaaataaaaagtttttatgttgctgcaaaattgcaaagattgtgatcgaaggttaagcagtagatctttcgaatttttgagaatccacatctggttaacaccactgggGGAATATATCTCCTCACAATATTTTTGCAGCCCATCTTTAACTGTAGAAAGAATAGTAGTCAATACTTTAGAAAGATGTTTAGTCGAAAATTTTGTATCGTTCTTTATATGGagttttgtgtaatttaggtatcCAGTATAATGAGGGCAAgttttcttcgttttctttgatgttgataccaaaagaaagaaggacagatttatgattttgtaaaatttcatcctTGGTAAAGGATGTTAAAGAATATGTAGGATTACCAGTAATTTTATCAATTCCAAGCTCTGTAGTGAGACattgcaaataatgtttttcaatGTGTAGCTTgtgatcacccctagtttttggtggggttcgtgttgtttattctttagttttctatgttgtgtcatgtgtactattgtttttctgggtttttatttacatttttagccatggcgttgtcagtttgttttaatatatatcatgtttaatatatcggtaaaataataacataacaTGACGAGTACCAAGTACAAACAAATGCAAATacagagaaatacataaataataagtTCATTCTGATTTGTTAACTACAGAATAACAAAGAATAACTAAAATACTTCAGGACAGTACACAGAAAGAGCTTTATAGAATTAAGAATTGTAAAACGAAAGGATCGACGCCACAAAAATGTAATGTCTCAGGTAGACGACATACACGTTAAATACATGCAAATGTTGTATAAATAATTACCACTTCGCTGAAACAGAGAAACAaaagataccatagggacagtcacactcatagatagaaaataaactgacgatGCCATggttaaaaagagaaaaaaagacaacaaaatgtatgtaataCTACATTCTTATTCGGTAGGCCATCTTCGAAAAGGCaacgggattgtagttaagGTAACAACACATGTACTCTATGGCTTTCAATGTTTAAGTTATTATGTATGTTTGAATTTATAGCAACACTAACTTTCATATTTTTCCAGATTTCTGCAATTCAATAAACTAGCAATGATAGGTGAAAATGCATTTAAAGGCTTGACGACGCTCCAAATATTGTAAGTaaatttatcagtcaaatataaaattgtgtgaCCGAATGTTTACTGGCAAACTGGTGcagtatatttcttttctcCGTTTGTTCTTCAAATCTCATGTTCATTGCAGCTATGttaacaaaaaatcattttcattctGGTTTTGAAATGTTcgttaatttttcttttcaataaaatagttttaatttcaTGACAGGTATGATCAGGTGCATTGTTTTAAGCAACACAAAATAAGGGTATAAGAATTGTGTAGCTGAATTTTAATGAGATAGCTTGACTGTTTCATTGTGTAAGTCATTAGCTATCAGGGCCACTGCAGATTGATAAATCTCActataatgttcaacaaattgaTTGCTTATTAGTGTTAACTATTGTATGGcggttattttgtttatttctcgAGATAGCCGATGTGCCTGGGCAGATTTATCTACCATCTGCTAATGAATCAGACAAAACAAAGGGAAAATATATG comes from the Mytilus trossulus isolate FHL-02 chromosome 3, PNRI_Mtr1.1.1.hap1, whole genome shotgun sequence genome and includes:
- the LOC134709881 gene encoding reticulon-4 receptor-like 2; translation: MQTNSLDALLANFVWLLAQTLTPQLNAEVDCIHQTMNQTILLFMCIVLKSTVFGCPSVCICNGTTVICTDKNLTTVPSGIPTLTTNLYLDNNQLTSINGTAFQGLKSLLSLKLNKNLLASLDENVFHDLTALQDLYLDENQLTSLNGTPFQGLTSLISLKLQKNYLVMLDENVFEDLTALQHLVLNNNQLTSISGTVFQGLKALLYLYLDENQLTSLNGTPFQGLTSLIIL